Genomic window (Arctopsyche grandis isolate Sample6627 chromosome 5, ASM5162203v2, whole genome shotgun sequence):
CCAATAACCACTTCACTAAAGAGCTATATATCTatctattcatacatacattttacagagacctgtgtgtatgtatttcaataataattaaatgtgtattattttgaaacaattcaatatatgtacataaatgtaaatcAGAATAagaattatatgtaatatgtaaataggAATTATATACGAAGAACTACTGTAGAAACAAATTTTTTgactgaatttaatttaattaatttaatggtGATTTTATTCTATTACaacaacaaatatacatatcttgaCAATGCTCAGAATCAATTTCGTTTCATGCATTCGCTTAGTTAGTATATAACGGGatctcaaatttaaatatatgtatgtcgcaCTGTTCAATTTTTTGGAGATAAAAGTGCAAAAAATTCTAATCGGAAAACTAAATTATGCATTGAAATAGCAGTTATTGTGAAACACAGTTGCCAAAAAAGAAGCAATGACTGTcgttcataaatattattatttgacaaTGGGTTAATAAAAAAACCAGTACCTACTTCTGGGAAGAAACTATTTTACACACATTGACAAaatcatatttgaaaattttagggAAAAAAAGCTAAGAACGCCAGTACGAGGAATGTTCAGTCATAGTCATgtataatattcgaatattttggcgcattagggattcctgtaataccacaattatccaaacttaaataaaaataaaatatgtacatatacgtatgtatgcacgtgaCAATAAAATCTCTTCGAATTCCCtcgaaatttattcaaatatacttTTTAAAGTAACATTACTCAGAAATAAATTTCTAGATAGAAACTTGTCTATTATCAAAAGCTATTTTGTTagaaaaaaagtaattatatttaaacaagaaaatcaaatcaaaaaaaaaagttgttgaAAAGCACGAATCGGATTATATCATTGTTTTATCTTAATTTTCGAGCATCTCTGGAGTACTAATACAAAGTGccgcttatacatatgtatacatagtgagcttatgtaaattattaacttttgattaattttttttttacctgataaatttgatttatgaataTGAAGGACACACGAAACTAATAAGATGTAGGCGTTCgacataataaatttttcaagcctcaaaaatatgaagaaaaaaataacaaaaataaaaactctCTTTCAGATCGGATTACATtggatattgaatattcattaaatctctgtatatacatatatctttactTTATTTACAAACGATAAagctttgtgatcatgtgaaaattccaactcgagatattgactgattcgaacccaGAATCGATGACTGATTATGTTTTCATGATCaagaaaaatgtatgtgtgtgtatgataATAATTCCATTAATCCTATCACAGTGAAAGTAATTATAAGTAACTAAAATGCTTATCATTGCGGTGTAAATTTTGAAGAGTGCTATGTATCAGCTGGACAGATAAGGCTAAAAATAAGTGTGTTTTGTCTagaattaataaaacaaaaaaaatcgccaAGACCATCGAGAGACGAAAATTTGAATACCTTGGTCACGTAATGTGACATCCTGAGACATATCAACTCCTGGAAACTCATTATTCAAGGAAAGATCTGCGGAAGGAGAGGCCCCGGAAGAAGAAggacgtcctggctgaaaaatgACTGTTTCGGGCGGCGGCCAACAAaatcatcattggaaacatgacTTCCAACGTCacggatattttatttttatttttattttattttattaattgaaaaatcaacagacaggatgtacagagataggtataaaaaaaacaaaaagtaaataaataatatatgtaacatccgagtccaataatagatttttacaaaaatgaaaaagataaatataaggaaaacaaattaaaaagtaaagaataaaggcatgacaaaatatgtagtacattgcataattaaactatagtattaaaatatttggaaaaggttataagatacaatataagaagaaattgaaatttacaaatataaaaaacaaatgaaaaaggtaaatacaaaataaacaaatgaaaaggaaaagaatgaaagctataatatgattaaatagcacattacataactaaactaaagtataaaaataatggaaatattggaaaaatagaataggagaaaaaatgaatcaatcggttaagattctcttgatgttagacctgaattgatgtagggaaataccaaacagatcaacctcattcagctctccgttaaacatacgataaacgcgctgcagataaaaatatttttgggaattagtattgaaaggatcaagtgaaaagagtgcaacgcgtctagagtatcgaactgggattctgaaattaaccttattcagtaaatcagaacaatcaagaaaaccatttatgagcttaaagaagaatatagcatcagaatgtcgtcgcctgacagaaagattgttaaaagaaaggatttttaaaatgtcggataTCGCACTAGGAGAAGAAGGAAGTGGTACCTCCACTTTAAAAGGTctccttttttaagtttttggattcaattatgcCCTAAATCGCTCAATAGGTTAGAACTTTATTATAGGTATGATAAATTCATAGCAGCAGAATAGATCATTGgtaagcatgtaatgctttcaattgtgtggtcacgggtccAATACCTGGAtatgctactggccagaccttggatatgtgatctcaaggtcaatcgtttcctatcagagtttgacaaattatctgatttaattgaaacggttccaaaaagtTGGAAACCCAGTTCtatatctcgcaaaattcgagctTACAGCATCTCAAactcgctgatttataaaatactgtaaatttttccacaaatgtctcgcaaatttcaagtttttcagcatctcgaaattcaatttatataaaataaagtaaaaaaatgatgcaaaaattaaaatttattcataaatatcttctataaaattaatattctataaattgtttatcgatatttgtaattggcaaaGAAGGCACCTGTTTACCTGTTAGACAtttctggtataaatatatatatatatatatatatatatatatatatatatatatatatatatatatataggatccggatgtgaaggattccaagtgaaacgcagattaagtcagaactatgtatttggACATGTTatcttcgggcttgttctccaacaagtgaccataacaacacgcatccggtctttcccaggcataccacacacactctatctcggctcgtttaaaaatcaattctacattcggtcattcctgactgtcattcgccctcggatgacattcttcgtcttttatatttttacagcatttcatctcacattcttttacatttcatcttctactctatacaatgtatcatcttacattcttttaaaacatttcctctatcatcctcaacaatgtttcatctcacattcttttacatttcattttccactctatacaatgtatcatcttacattcttttaaaacatttcctctatcatcctcaacaatgtttaatcttccattccataaaatcatcttatattcttctaaacatgctttcaattgtcacaattacaatttaaatcacaattacaatcatcatcacaactacatttcaatacacttatacatcaatcattttacaatttacataacaattacaattataacaaattaatcgttacacatttcactacaaatcaatttttcatttcaacataattcaatcttcaataaagttacacatcacaattaaagttacacataaatcatcacaattacaatttaaaattatgtcaagcaatacaaaacagaaaggtatcacaattacaatttaaagttattacaagcaatacaaaacattaaaatcaatacctttacaatgacaaaagttaaatctttacatcggaaacaatcacatttcaaaacattactagaattagcaataaaacattaaaatcaatacctttacaatgacaggttaaatctttacatcggaaacaatcacatttcaaaacattactagaattagcaataaaacattaaaatcaatacctttacaatgacaggttaaatctttacatcggaaacaatcacattttaaaacattactagaattacatttcaatacagttatcttatattcttctaagcatgtaaccaaattaaaacatgattcaatatacaaagcacttcccaaaaatactagaataagcaataaaacattacacttttcaatcatcaaattacaagtaaggcttaactaaaaaccctccaggcatttcacttattctctaattcacaaacgcacacttcacttccatcggtgcaacttaaattctatccaatgccctcggcgattctctgtgactgtccgaggaatctgccgtcaccccacagatattctgctagtaatttaccataaatgaagtcaacacatattggttctagctcactgatacatccagtaagtcttttctcaatccatggttctattttcttttccattgaattaacatcaatccgactacgaccgagcttgaaagtgaatacagtgtccttcggtgttgaaattttgactgggtctcttaatccttcttgtgatttagccatatctttctctttgtctttatgtttctcctcttctttattctcatcttcagaattcttcaaatgactataatccttagatccttttctaaattgatcatcgggtggttcatctgtatttgaaaacggtatgtctccgtagtcccaaagtcttcttctttgcaatccatcaccgtccatacttccatcagccaggttcacacctccatcagccatgttcgcatcgtcctcttcatcattggaaacaatgagttctctttgagcagacatctctcgtgaagcccgttgctgcaaaggtctttttctgtgcaaaccatcactgttcacacttacatcagccaggttcacacctccatcagccatgtttgcatcgtcctcttcatcattggaaacaatgagttctctttgagcagacatctctcgtgaagcccgttgctgcaaaggtcttttacatgcctgttgccacacttccttacgatccctcatgtcttgctcttttttcctcctcggcagactccgttctaagttaacctccatcaaaacacacggttttttaacacatttcactttgctgccgtcaatgcacataagaacggattctgtgatagggctacccaacagggcggcacccgggatactgacttcttttcttatttcttcttgtattgtcaagacagtttttgttttggtgctgttacattgagctgatatgtgcccaaactcgttacaattgaaacaacgagttcctctcgtcttaaacctacagtcggctgctaaGTGTCCACGTCCTCCGCAATTGTAACATTGTGGTCTCTctctttctcggttttcacggtttcttacgggccccgtcaccctgggttcgtcgtctggtgtttcaccggccccacttgaatcggagtcaatgggctctgcttgagcaagcatttctcgttcttcaaagacgagctcttcgtcatcccactggaactcttctatcagcttctgcttaaggatagtccatgatATAATTATCCCTTCCGAATTcaggaacattctcgctgttcctacgcaatatattctcccgtagaccagttgctccaggggcgtccagtggaagaacttcgcaaattcttccatgcgcacaatccactggctgattggcacaccgccgatccccttaaaccgtggcgcgtatgtctcgaatttgtctctgtcaaaatatggcacttcgtcttcttcttcctcttcatcgtcgtcgtcatcatcttcgtctaagtccgcgaacctctgcatctccacgacagttagccgacgtaaAACTGACGCTGATAATGGCGCTATCGTtctggatatcatcatcgtcgtgtggcgtgttcgctgacgtgacgcCACCGGCGTCGTCTGTATGTTCGTACGCGTCATGGCGCGCGCGTccttaacctcaactgtcaaaactccgcgtcgtcgtctgaccgctcccggctgtcactcgaaatgtcttcaggcatcccggacaaagcccccaaatataggatccggatgtgaaggattccaagtgaaacgcagattaagtcagaactatgtatttggACATGTTatcttcgggcttgttctccaacaagtgaccataacaacacgcatccggtctttcccaggcataccacacacactctatctcggctcgtttaaaaatcaattctacatatatatatatatatatatacatatatatatatatatatatatatatatatatatatatatatatatatatatatatatatatatatatatatatatatatcatgtaTGAGGGCCCTATTATCAAACCCCTTACCTTTTTGtcacaaaagaaaattttgatacTAAGATACtatttcacaaaatttaataaaaaaattaatatataaaaaagtttatcttatatttaatacaataaaaatactaaGTCTTGTGACTGTCAAAATCGACTAAGCTTGGTACTAATACCGAGCTTAGCTGGTTTTGACAGTAACAATTGTTAATTACGAATTCCTAATGACTAGTAGAACAAAACAGTattagaacatacatatatttacatttccaAAAACCGCCTTCGGCCATTTTTGATAATAAGggcctcatatatgtatataaaatatactagtattttttaataatattctaaccgtataaaatagtataaaagtAACTGTATACTAAAGTACAAACCGAAAATAGTACATTTACTCTAGTTTTTAAATCGAAACGTATTCTATAGAGTTCAAATACATTGTATttctatatttgtatatgtggaCCAGTATGAGCGCCGACGAtatgttccgagccgctgaagaccgatgcgaatatcttcaaataatcgacgagttggtcgccaacgtccggatgctgACAGAGaattaagaagaagaagaagtaatTCTATATTAAAAGGTTACTACATACAATCTGTCAACTGTCAATCCCAGAAGCTTGTAACACATGTTTAAGACAACTTGCAGACAAAATGAACATcctaattgaaaaatttcaatccaCTGTTTCACGATGCATCACTTGAGAATCTCTCATTTACAAAATTGAAAGAAACATACCCCAGCACCTTCgttcaaaacaaattcttgcgtgccgcgggcaactacgactggtacacaagaaacactataattcacaatgacctaaacattgaccaccttgacaaacacgtacacaaacttgccgtgaactTGCCGTGAACTAAGTCTCTCGGCAAGATAGACAACCCTCTGATAAATTCCCTCAGTGAGACCAAACTCACGATCAAtcaaaggcccatcgacatcttgaagatgggtataggctaaacTAGGATAGATAGAATTaatctgtaaatatatattatgacaaCAGTAACCATAAGTTAAGTTAACCAAACCACTAACataatactatataataaaactcTAATAATAAAACTAACCATACTAACCGTAACAGTATCCCATAGTTAATGCACTAACCTATGCTTAGTGTTCTAGCCATCCAAATCAGCAatgcgagcagccgccagcccgcaccacaacaTCACCGCGAATCGGATCCCATATAATTCGCTAGATCGATAGGCATGGAGTAAACTCCATGGaactatctataaaatattaccCACTACTATACTACTAcccagcaccttgtccatacaaacatattagacttctcccttcctcaattatggcactagagcaattattactttatttatgtacgtagtaacaatagatgaagttttgtgatcatgcgaaaattcgaactcgagattttgactgattcgaactcagaatcgatcactgatcaacGTTTTaataatctagaaaaaatgtgagtgtgtgtgtgtgtttgtgtgtgtgtgtgtattttggggatatttttaacaccgttagtcctatcgaactgaaacgtagtatcggttattgaaattcttatcgacacgtcgtaattttttttcaaatttttaagttgaccggaaaggtacctccccttataggtgtcctttttttttaagtttttgaattcaattatctcccaaaccactaactgaatcagactgaattttttttaaatatgatagaaataataatttttataaccttatattttttaaatatttctatctgaaccggaagtagtacttttactctagagaatcgaggttttttatgtttttctcagaaaccttttggtttattgaactgaaatttcatatctaaaagtttaagcttaataccaagttatttatattagtaagtatctgtcaaccggaagtggcagtttactcttgttcgatttttcttccactatttttttcgaccccttaaacatgtgtgttcgtcacaaaaaaattcaagtataattcttgtagcaatgtaatgaaaataaaaaaaattattaaattttataaaccggaagtgggatttttttcactcaatatatacatacactcaatatatatatcgaagaaaggaacggtaacaaaattaaggtttcgggtgtacagccctcttaagcttaaacttctagatatgaaatttcac
Coding sequences:
- the LOC143911801 gene encoding uncharacterized protein LOC143911801, with translation MTRTNIQTTPVASRQRTRHTTMMISRTIAPLSASVLRRLTVVEMQRFADLDEDDDDDDEEEEEDEVPYFDRDKFETYAPRFKGIGGVPISQWIVRMEEFAKFFHWTPLEQLVYGRIYCVGTARMFLNSEGIIISWTILKQKLIEEFQWDDEELVFEEREMLAQAEPIDSDSSGAGETPDDEPRVTGPVRNRENRERERPQCYNCGGRGHLAADCRFKTRGTRCFNCNEFGHISAQCNSTKTKTVLTIQEEIRKEVSIPGAALLGSPITESVLMCIDGSKVKCVKKPCVLMEVNLERSLPRRKKEQDMRDRKEVWQQACKRPLQQRASREMSAQRELIVSNDEEDDANMADGGVNLADVSVNSDGLHRKRPLQQRASREMSAQRELIVSNDEEDDANMADGGVNLADGSMDGDGLQRRRLWDYGDIPFSNTDEPPDDQFRKGSKDYSHLKNSEDENKEEEKHKDKEKDMAKSQEGLRDPVKISTPKDTVFTFKLGRSRIDVNSMEKKIEPWIEKRLTGCISELEPICVDFIYGKLLAEYLWGDGRFLGQSQRIAEGIG